The Natator depressus isolate rNatDep1 chromosome 11, rNatDep2.hap1, whole genome shotgun sequence genome includes a window with the following:
- the LOC141996057 gene encoding uncharacterized protein LOC141996057: protein MKDRGHNRDPKQCRVKLKELRQAYQKTREANGRSGSEPQTCRFYDELHAILGGSATTTPAVLFDSFNGDGGNTEAGFGDEEDDDDDEVVDSSQQASGETGFPDSQELFLTLDLEPVPPEPTQGCLLDPAGGEGTSAACVSMITGSSPSQRLVKIRKKKKHTRDEMFSELMLSSHTDRAQTNAWRQIMSDCRKAQNDQEER, encoded by the exons atgaaggacagaggccataacagggacccgaagcagtgccgcgtgaaactgaaggagctgaggcaagcctaccagaaaaccagagaggcgaacggccgctccgggtcagagccccaaacatgccgcttctatgatgagctgcatgccattttagggggttcagccaccactaccccagccgtgttgtttgactccttcaatggagatggaggcaatacggaagcaggttttggggacgaagaagatgatgatgatgatgaggttgtagatagctcacagcaagcaagcggagaaaccggttttcccgacagccaggaactgtttctcaccctggacctggagccagtaccccctgaacccacccaaggctgcctcctggacccagcaggcggagaagggacctccg ctgcatgtgtttcaatgatcacaggatcttctccttcccagaggctagtgaagattagaaagaaaaaaaaacacactcgagatgaaatgttctccgagctcatgctgtcctcccacactgacagagcacagacgaatgcatggaggcaaataatgtcagactgcaggaaagcacaaaatgaccaggaggagaggtag